In Oncorhynchus tshawytscha isolate Ot180627B linkage group LG28, Otsh_v2.0, whole genome shotgun sequence, a genomic segment contains:
- the LOC112227002 gene encoding long-chain-fatty-acid--CoA ligase 3: MKLKEDMNPLLLQVFRSVVWVCSFITFLPWYFLSGAGTNLDRARRVKARSVSGRPAGPYRATNRAGGIHQKLVWSLHLGVDTLDKVMVHGATRFPERDCLGTREVLNEEDELQPNGKVFKKVILGEYQWMSYEETYQAAVCFGSGLAALGQRPQCNIAIFCETRAEWMIAAQACFIYNFPLVTLYSTLGGAAIAHGLNETEITHIITSKDLLHSRLKAILLEVPRLQHIIVVDSKPTSWPGFPRGIMVHNLVAVQELGSRPDNMAVARRQPLPSDIAVIMYTSGSTGIPKGVMISHSNIIAGITGMAERIPDLDETDTYIGYLPLAHVLELSAEMVCISHGCRIGYSSPQTLADQSTKIKKGSKGDTSVLKPTLMAAVPEIMDRIYKNVMTKVEEMSSVQRTLFVLAYNYKMEQMTKGYRTPLCDSLVFRKVRSLLGGHMRVLLSGGAPLSAATQRFMNICLCCPVGQGYGLTETCGAGTISEMWDYSTGRVGAPLVCSEITLKDWEEGGYYSTDKPNPRGEIVIGGPNVTMGYYKNEVKNREDFFVDSNGQRWFCTGDIGELHPDGCLKIIDRKKDLVKLQAGEYVSLGKVEAMLKNCPFVDNICAYANSDQSYVIGFVVPNQKQLTVLAEQRGLRGSWEEICNNPDMERDVLRIITEAALSAKLERFEIPKKIRLSAEPWTPETGLVTDAFKLKRKELKSHYQDDIERMYGGK; encoded by the exons ATGAAACTGAAAGAGGACATGAACCCGCTGCTGCTGCAAGTCTTCCGCTCAGTGGTCTGGGTCTGCTCTTTCATTACCTTCCTGCCATGGTACTTCCTCTCGGGTGCCGGCACCAACCTAGACCGGGCACGGCGGGTCAAGGCGCGGTCGGTGAGTGGGCGTCCAGCGGGCCCTTACCGGGCGACCAACCGGGCAGGCGGTATCCATCAGAAGCTGGTGTGGTCCTTGCACCTGGGGGTGGACACCCTGGACAAGGTGATGGTGCACGGGGCGACCAGGTTCCCAGAGAGGGACTGCCTGGGCACCAGAGAGGTGTTGAACGAGGAGGACGAGCTCCAACCCAATGGGAAGGTCTTCAAGAag GTTATCCTAGGGGAGTATCAGTGGATGTCGTACGAGGAGACCTACCAGGCAGCAGTGTGTTTTGGCAGTGGTCTGGCTGCGCTGGGCCAGAGGCCTCAGTGTAACATCGCCATTTTCTGTGAGACCAGGGCTGAGTGGATGATAGCAGCACAGGCCTGCTTCATATACAACTTTCCAT TGGTGACGTTGTACTCTACTCTGGGCGGAGCGGCCATCGCCCACGGTCTCAATGAAACAGAGATCACCCACATCATCACCAGCAAAGACCTGCTACACAGCCGTCTCAAG gcGATCCTGTTAGAGGTGCCTCGGCTGCAGCACATTATCGTGGTGGACAGTAAGCCAACGAGCTGGCCTGGCTTCCCCCGCGGCATCATGGTCCACAACTTGGTCGCCGTGCAGGAGCTGGGCTCTCGACCCGACAACA TGGCGGTGGCACGCCGGCAGCCCCTGCCCTCTGACATCGCTGTCATCATGTACACCAGCGGCTCCACCGGCATCCCCAAGGGTGTGATGATCTCCCATAGCAACATCATCGCGGGCATCACCGGCATGGCAGAGCGCATCCCAGACCTGGA TGAGACAGACACCTACATTGGGTACCTACCGCTGGCTCATGTTCTGGAGCTCAGTGCAGAGATGGTGTGTATCTCTCACGGCTGCCGCATCGGATACTCCTCCCCACAGACGCTAGCagatcag tcgaCAAAGATTAAGAAGGGCAGTAAAGGAGACACCAGTGTTCTGAAGCCTACACTCATGGCTGCTGTACCT GAAATCATGGATCGCATCTATAAGAATGTGATGACCAAGGTGGAGGAGATGAGCAGTGTGCAGAGAACCCTGTTTGTGTTGGCCTACAACTATAAGATGGAACAGATGACCAAGGGCTACAGGACCCCGCTCTgtgacag tctggtGTTTAGGAAGGTGCGCTCATTGTTAGGAGGTCACATGCGGGTGCTGTTGTCGGGCGGCGCGCCCCTTTCTGCCGCCACACAGCGCTTCATGAACATCTGCCTCTGCTGTCCCGTGGGCCAGGGCTACGGCCTCACTGAGACCTGCGGAGCTGGCACCATCAGTGAGA TGTGGGACTACAGCACAGGCCGGGTCGGAGCTCCTCTGGTCTGCTCTGAGATCACCCTCAAGGACTGGGAAGAGG gCGGttactacagcacagacaagcccAACCCAAGAGGTGAGATTGTGATCGGCGGGCCCAATGTGACCATGGGTTACTACAAGAACGAGGTGAAGAACCGCGAGGACTTCTTCGTGGACAGCAACGGCCAGCGCTGGTTCTGTACGGGAGACATCGGGGAGCTCCACCCTGACGGCTGCCTCAAGATCATCG ACCGTAAGAAGGACCTGGTGAAGCTCCAAGCTGGGGAGTATGTGTCTCTGGGGAAGGTGGAGGCCATGCTGAAGAACTGCCCTTTCGTAGACAACATCTGTGCTTACGCAAACAG TGACCAGTCATATGTGATTGGCTTTGTGGTGCCCAATCAAAAGCAGCTGACAGTGCTGGCGGAGCAGAGAGGGTTAcggggcagctgggaggagatctGTAACAACCCTGACATGGAAAGAGACGTCCTCCGCATTATCACCGAGGCCGCCctgtcag CCAAACTTGAGCGCTTTGAGATCCCTAAGAAGATCCGTCTTAGTGCAGAGCCCTGGACCCCAGAGACTGGCCTGGTTACGGACGCATTCAAACTCAAACGTAAGGAGCTCAAATCACATTACCAGGATGATATCGAAAGGATGTACGGTggcaagtaa